Proteins encoded within one genomic window of Gammaproteobacteria bacterium:
- a CDS encoding DUF2069 domain-containing protein: MSAALSRRAALAGLLLLGLMIALPPQPATALAALPLGVLLMAAWRPSRTWAVATASVMLAYFSYGVMEILTNPAGRTRAIGFSLLTVGIFLAALDSIRRR; the protein is encoded by the coding sequence GTGAGCGCCGCGCTCTCGCGTCGCGCGGCGCTGGCCGGGCTGCTGCTGCTCGGCCTGATGATCGCCCTGCCGCCGCAGCCGGCCACCGCCCTCGCCGCCCTGCCGCTGGGCGTGCTGCTGATGGCAGCCTGGCGGCCGTCGAGAACCTGGGCCGTGGCCACGGCCAGCGTCATGCTCGCCTACTTCAGCTACGGCGTGATGGAAATCCTCACCAACCCGGCCGGGCGCACGCGCGCGATCGGCTTCTCGCTGCTGACGGTCGGCATCTTCCTCGCCGCGCTGGATTCCATCCGCCGCCGCTGA